One Triticum dicoccoides isolate Atlit2015 ecotype Zavitan chromosome 5B, WEW_v2.0, whole genome shotgun sequence genomic window carries:
- the LOC119310869 gene encoding phenylacetaldehyde reductase-like has product MASPRVCVTGGGGYIASWLVKLLLSRGYAVHATVRDPCDQKNAHLMQLEGAAESLSLFKADVLDRAALAAAVEGCQGVFHVASPVPANKIVDPESEIMVPAVKGTLNILEVCSSLKVQKVVVVSSTAAVHSNPNWPQGKPKDESCWSDRKICMEKEAWYSLAKTVAEEAAWEYAEKNELNVVTLCPCIVFGPQLQPVVNTTSELLIYVIKGGPNALNDTALQIVDVRDVADALLLVYEKPESSGRYICAPNYISTKALLQLLKKTHPDYNYVKCKAETHQNSPVTPISSAKLSNLGWTPRALEETLLDSIECYRRMGILQDVEGQTYRLPDIFRHYQAANG; this is encoded by the exons atggcatCACCGCGGGTGTGCGTGACCGGCGGCGGCGGGTACATCGCCTCGTGGCTCGTCAAGCTGCTCCTCTCCCGGGGCTACGCCGTCCACGCCACCGTCCGCGACCCAT GTGACCAGAAGAACGCGCATCTGATGCAGCTGGAGGGGGCGGCGGAGAGCCTGAGCTTGTTCAAGGCCGACGTGCTCGACCGcgccgcgctcgccgccgccgtTGAGGGTTGCCAGGGCGTCTTCCATGTCGCCTCCCCTGTGCCCGCAAACAAGATCGTCGACCCTGAG TCAGAAATCATGGTGCCTGCCGTGAAGGGCACCCTAAATATTCTTGAAGTTTGTTCATCTCTGAAGgttcagaaggttgtggtggtgtcaTCCACCGCTGCTGTTCATTCTAACCCCAACTGGCCTCAGGGTAAACCCAAAGACGAGAGTTGCTGGTCCGACAGAAAAATATGCATGGAGAAGGAG GCCTGGTATAGTCTTGCTAAAACTGTTGCTGAAGAGGCAGCatgggaatatgcagagaagaatgagcTCAATGTAGTTACTTTATGTCCTTGTATTGTTTTTGGGCCACAATTGCAACCTGTTGTCAACACCACCAGTGAACTCCTCATCTATGTCATAAAAG GAGGTCCTAATGCGTTGAATGACACGGCGTTGCAAATAGTCGATGTCCGTGATGTGGCCGATGCTTTGCTTCTGGTATACGAGAAACCCGAATCATCCGGGAGATATATCTGCGCACCAAATTACATTAGCACAAAGGCTTTGCTGCAGCTGCTAAAGAAGACGCACCCTGACTACAACTATGTAAAATG CAAGGCCGAGACGCATCAAAACTCTCCTGTCACGCCGATTTCGTCGGCAAAATTGAGTAATCTGGGCTGGACGCCGAGGGCATTGGAGGAGACGCTCCTGGACAGCATCGAATGCTACCGCAGGATGGGAATTCTGCAGGATGTGGAGGGACAGACCTACCGCCTTCCTGATATTTTCCGTCATTATCAAGCTGCCAACGGATGA